A stretch of DNA from Salmo trutta chromosome 12, fSalTru1.1, whole genome shotgun sequence:
aaaaataaccaggcatcctctactgacgggatgaggtcaatatccttccaggataccagggccaggtcgattagaaaggcttgctcgttgaaatgtttcagggagcgtttgacagtgatgagtggaggtcgtttgaccgctgacccattacgggtgcaggcaatgaggcagtgatggctgagatcttggttgaaaacagcagaggtgtaattagagggcacattggttaggatgatatctatgagggtgccagtgtttgcggctttggggttgtacctggtgggttcattaataatttgtgtgagattgagggcatcaagcttggattgtagaatggctggggtgttaagcatgtcccagtttaggtcgcctagtagcacgagctctgaagatagatggggggcaatcagttcacatatggtgtccagagcacagctaggggccgaggggggtctatagcaggcggcaacggtgagagacttgtttttggagaggtggatttttaaaagtagaagttcaaattgtttgggtacagacctggatagcaggacagaacactgcaggctatctctgcagtagattgcaacaccgccccctttggtcgttctatcttgtctgaatacgttgtagttagggatgaagatttcacagtttttggtggacttcctaagccaagattcagacacagctaggacatccgggttggcagagtgtgctaaagcagtgaataaaacaaacttagggaggaggcttctaatgttaacatgcatgaaaccaaggctattacggttacagaagtcatcaaaagggagcgcctggggagtaggagtggagccaggcactgcagggcctggattcacctctacatccccagaggagcagagaagaataagtatgagggtacggctaaaagctataagaattggtcgtctgtgacgtccagaatagagagaaaaaggagcaggtttctgggggcgataaaatagcttcaaggtataatgtacagacaaaggtatggtgggatgtgagtacagaggaggtaatcctaggcatttagtgattatgagagagatattgtctctagaaacatcattgaaaccagaagatgtcatagcatgtgtgggtggaggaactgagaggttggataaggtataatgagcagggctagagcctctacagtgagagagtgagacagtgagacatAGAGAGAAGATACACAAATGTTCAGAGACAAATGATTTGTAGGATGTATTTcacactgtcactttagtgtttgcaTTTAGCCTACAACGTATCATGGAACTTCTGGAACCACAGCCCCACCCTACAAAGTGTCACAGAACACATGGAGTACCCAACAGAGATTTCTCCCACTCTTTGACCTGCATCCACTCCGGATGCGCACCACGCACCCTCTCTTGTGCCCTTCAAACTTCACCTGCTTTCAAATGAGTTACTACTCAGTTCACATGCCCTGGTGCCACACTCTTGGCTCTCCTCTTCCTGCCACTGTAGCTATATCACGAAGTGAATGCACAAGCTGAATTTTGAGTGCTTTAGGCACCAGCACTTGGGGTTTCTGGTAAGGGGTCTTTGCAGGGTCCCCCACACAATTTGATGGCAATGTTGAGCATCCCCCAAACACATACTTCCACCATTTTCTGCCTGTGCATCCAATATTGTAATAGCTCCTCGGTTACAAGCTCTAGAGCAAATAAGTTCCTACTAGAGGTTGatcgattaatcggaatggacgatttaattagggctggttttaaataaaacattttttttaaatataattattattaaaaaaaatgtttaacacctttatttaactaggcaagtcagattaagaacacattcttattttcaatgacggcctaggaacgagggttaactgccctgttcaggggggattcggggatttgcttttgcaaccttctggttactagtccaacgctctaaccacctgccttacattgcactccacgaggagcctgcatggcaggctgactacctgttacgtgagggcagcaagaagccaaggtaagttcctagctagcattaaacttaagtTTTATAAGATATCTTATAAAatactatcaatcttaacataatcactagttaactacacatggttgatgatattactagtttatctaacgtgtcctgcgttgcatataatcgatgcggtgcctgttaatttctcatcgaatcatagcctacttcgacaaacaggtgatgatttaacaagcgcatttgcaaaaaaatcactgtcgttgcaccaatgtacctaaccataaacatcaatgcctttctttaaaatcaatacacaagtatatatttttaaacctgcatatttagttactattgcctgctaacatgaaattgtgtcactgctcttgcgttcattgcctggctcattgcgaactaatttgccagaattttacgtaattatgacataccattgaaggttgtgcaatgtaacaggaatatttagacttatggatgccacccgttagataaaatacggaacggttccgtatttcactgaaagaaaaaagcGTTTTGTTTTCGAGAGTTTGCGGATTCGACcacattaatgacctaaggctcgtatttctgtgtgtttattatattataattaagtctatgatttgatagagcagtctgactgagcggtggtaggcaccagcaggctcggaagcattcattcaaacagcactttagtgcattttgccagcagcttttgcaatgcattgcgctgtttatgcttcaagcctatcaactcccaagattaggctggtgtaaccgatgtgaaatggctagctagttagcgggtgcgcgttaatagcgtttcaaacgtcacttgctctgagacttgggagtggttgttccccttgctctgcatgggtaacgctgcttcgagggtgtctgttgtcgatgtgttcctggttcgagcccaggtaggagcgaggagagggacggaagctatactgttacactggcaatactaaagtgcctataagaacatccaatagtcaaaggtatatgaaatacaaatcatatagagagaaatagtcctataataactacaacctaaaacttcttacctgggaaaattgaagactcatgttaaaaggaaccaccagctttcatatgttctcatgttctgagcaaggcacttaaacgttagctttcttacatggcacatattgcacttttactttcttctccaacactttgtttttgcattatttaaaccaaattgaacatgtttcattatttatttgaggctaaattgattttattgatgtattatattaagttaaaataattgttcattcagtattgttgtaattgtcattattataaataaagcaaaaaaaatcggccgatttttaatCGGTATAggcttttttgggcctccaataatcggtatcggcatcgAAAAAATCATaaccggtcgacctctagttcctACCACTTAAAAATGACTCCAAACCCCCTGCCACTGTCACTTTAGGGCCCAGGCTGTGTGGTACAAGGGTGGGACTTGGGCCAGACACACTCCATGGAAACGTAGGCTTCCCTCTCGGgtgtgctctccctcttcccctccctctgctctgtcctctcactctgcttcctctctccctccactctccacatctctatccctccaatcATCTctaactcctcttcctccatgcctTTTTGCTGCTGAGCCCTGACTCTCCATATCATGTCCTTTGCTTTCACTGACCTAGAGGAACAGAGTAACAGGGAGAGGAGCAACAAATAGGATACAAATGCAGTCAGGAACATCTCTCTCACAATgtccctttctttctttttctcaacCATACACATACTGGCTTCCTAATAAAGGGTTTCCATAATACATTGTGTGATAGTTACCGCCTCCCTttccacactctctccctctctctcctccaatcaacTCTTGCTTTCGTGCTTGACTAACTACAGAGTTAGCTGAttagtcaaatcaaattgatttgtcacatacacatggttagcaggtgttaatgcaagtgtagtgaaatgcttgtgcttcaagtTCCGGCcacgcagtaatatctaacaagtaatctaacaatttcaaaacaactaccttatacacacaagtataaaggccgaatggcataggcaagatgcagtagatggtatagagtacattatatatacatatgagatgagcaatgcagggtatgaaaacattatatgaagtgacattgtttaaagtggctagtgatacatttaattacatcagatggcaagatgcagtagatggtatggcgtacagtatatacatatgagatgagcaatgtagggtatgagaacattatataaagtggcattgtttaaagtggctagtgatacatttaattacatcagatggcaagatgcagtagactgtatagcatacagtatatagataacagatgagtaatgtaggttaagTAAACATTAtgtaatataaagtggctagtgataaattgattacatcatttTTACCATTAATAAAGTGgttggagttgagtcagtatgttggcagcagccactcaatgttagtgatggctgtttaacagtctgatggccttgagatagaagctgttgttcagtctctcggtccctgctttgatgcacctgtactgaccttgcattctggatgatagcggggtgaacaggcagtggctcgggtggttgttgtccttaattatctttttggccttcctgtgacattgggtggtgtaggtgtcctggagggcaggtagtttgcacccggtgatgcgttgtgcagacctcactaccctctggagagccttccggttatgggcggagcagctgccgtaccaggcggtgatacagcccgacaggatgctctcgattgtgcatctgtaaaagtttgtgtttttggtgacaagccgaatttcttcagcctcctgaggttgaagaggcgctgctgcgccacgttgtctgtgtgggtggaccatttcagtttgtccatgatgtgtacgccgaagaacttaactctccaccttctccactactgtcccgtcaatatagatagggggctgctccctctgctgtttcctgaagtccacgatcatctctgaGGTTGATGCTTTGAGCGCAGCCCAAATTTACCGCTACACACCTTTTTTCTTGCCTGaccaactaactagctagctatggcAAGCAACTTGGGCTGTTTCCATAGGAATTACATTGGTAGAAACAAGACAAAGCAACCAACTAGTTAGTTTGTGTTTAGCTGTATATAGTCAGCTATTTCAATGTGACAGAGAGCAATCATTCGAGCTCCTCCGCTGATGTGCTCGCCTGTCCCAACCAAGCTATCATTACATGACAGTACTTGCTATTCCCCAAGTTTCAGAGCATCAAACGTCAACAACACCAAacgtacagtatcagtcaaaagtttggacacctactcattcaagggtttttatttttactattttctacattgtagaataatagtgaagacatcaagactatgaaattacacacatggaatcatgtagtaaccaaaaaagtgttttgtttgaGAATCTTCAAGGTagacaccttttgccttgatgacagctttgcacactcttggcattctctcaaccagcttcacctggaatgctcttccaacagtcttgaaggagttcccacatgctgggcaattgttggctgcatttccttcactctgcggtccaactcatcccaaaccatttcaactgggttgaggtcatctgattgtggaggccaggtcatcactGTCCTTGATCAATTAGCCcttccacagcctggaggtgtgttgggtcattgtcctgttgaaaaacaaatgatagtcccactaagcgcaaaccagttgggatggcgtatcgctgcagaatgctgtggtagctatgcaggttaagtgtgccttgaattgtaaataaatcacagaccgtgtcaccagcaaagcaccgccacaccacctccatgcttcaccgtggaaACCATacatgcgtctcacaaagacactccggttggaacaaaaatttgcacatttggactcgtcagaccaaaggacagatttccaccggtctaatgttcattgcttgtgtttcttggcccaatcaagtctcttcttcttattggtgtcctttagtagtgctttcttcgcagcaattcaaccatgaaggcttaATTCATGCACTCTCTGAACAGTTGTGTTTGttatttatttgggcagcaatttctgagtctggtaaatgtaatgaacttatcctctgtagcagaagTAACTTTGGATCTTTTcccgtggcggtcctcatgagagccagtttcatcagtgcttgatggtttttgtgactgcaattgaagaaagtttcaaagttcttgaagttttccgggttgactgaccttcatgtcttaaaataatggactgtcgtttctctttgcttatttgagctgctcttgctataatatggacttggtcttttaccaaatagggccatcttctgtataccacccctaactagtcacaacacaactgattggctcaaacgcattaagaaggaaagaaattccacaaatgtactttttaacaaagcacacctgttaattgaaatgcattccaggtgactacctcatgaagctggttgagagaatgccaagtgtgcaaagctgtcatcaaggcaaagggtggcaatttgaagaatctcccatttcaaaatatattttgaatcaaCTTATTTTTGTtataacatgattccatatgttatttcatagttttggtgtcttttctattatgctacaatgttgaaaatagtaaagaaAATCGACCCACTTATAACTCGTTTACTCAAAATGTAGCtaagatagccatgttattaatACAACTTTGTTGACATATGCAACACTGAAGTATACTATGGGCTACTCTATAATATATTCTGTGGAGGAAATGGATGATCATCTGAaatctctcttgctctgtctatAGGGCGTACTCACTCGTCGACTCCAGCCAGGTGTCCACTTTCCTCATCTCCATCCTCCTCATCGTCTATGGCAGCTTCAGGTGAGTCTACACTGTCCATGCTGCTTACATCCCAGATAGGCCAACACTTGTCACTATGGGGCTCATCGTCTTTGTTATTTACATTATAGTAAGCATTGAACACCTATGTTGAGCCAtccactctttttttttttttttgtctttgctATTCTCTCCGTGAGAGAAGCTTGATTTATTTCAGTTAGTCAACCTTTCTTTccacctttccctctctctccccatgcagATCGTTGAACATGGACTGTGAGAACCAGGAGAAGGATAAGGATGGTAACCCTGTCCCGAATGGGGCCTTCAACAATGGCAACACAAACAACAGTGAGTCTCACATATTTGGTGAGACATAAGACATACAGAGCGTGTGTTTTTCTTTTCTGTTTACAAGTTGGAAGTCGTCATACCATGGATTCCGTATATTTAGTGGTTGGTTTGTTTGCTGTTACCCAGGCTATAGATGCAGCACAtacagaaatgtgtgtgtgtgtatgatagtGATTGTCTGTGTGTTTGAGCATTCTCACTTGTGCATGTATTGTGTTGTCTTGCAGGTATTCAAACCATAGACTCCACGCAGGCTCTGTTCCTGCCCATAGGAGCCTCGGTGTCTCTGCTCGTCATGTTCTTTTTCTTCGACTCTGTCCAGGTGGTTTTCACCATTTGCACCGCAGGTACCTGACCcgtcacaccacacacacaaacaaatgtgcCATAATGTTACAGAGCAATTTCTTGTCTAAAGGCAAGCAGACATTAATTTAGTAGTTTCCTTAGAGCATGATATATTAGTCGTGCAGTTAGGCAAAATGCAGATCAGCATGCGTTGATTTAACAAAAACATTTCTCTGCATAATGCATATGGGTGAGATGACAATGATTATCACTCTGTTAAACTGAGTGGAAACCAATGGACTGAAACAAACTGTCTGGTTACGATTACTCTCCTTCACTTATCTATCTCCCTCTTTGTTGTTCCTCATCAGTTCTTGCGACAATTGCATTTGCATTCCTCCTGTTGCCAATGTGCCAGTACTTGACCAGACCCTGCTCCCCACAAAACAAGTAAGTTTCTTAGTccattgtctctttctctatctctctcccggGACCCTGCTggcttcctctcccccctctggcTCTCACTCTTTAtctctattgttctctcttaTCTCTCACAAATCTGCATAATGCCATTTGAATTGGTGTGTGCCTGTTGGCCTGTGATCACTTTGGCACCAAAAATAGCAAAACACCAATTGTTCCGCAGCATATGCTAATGAGTCTCTATTCACTCCAGAGGCACAATTGATTCGGCGCCATCCGTCCTCAGGCTCATCAATAGGATGTTAGAGATGCATGGTATCATGTTGGTCCACATGTCAAACTGAGAGGCTACCATAGCCAAGTCTCCAATGTCACAACTCTTTAATTCCCCTTTTTTGTTTGACAATGTAAAGCATCTGGCCTTTATTTCAACTCTTAACCTGGACCGCCTTGTCCAGGTTTTGAGTAAACTTTGCTATATCTACGTATTTAACCCCATACGTATCGACTTGCGTTTAGAGATCATGTATTTTCCAGTGAAGAGATTGTGTTTTGTCCAGTGTGTAtaaaccatctctctccctcctccccctgtagGATCTCGTTTGGCTGCTGTGGGCGCTTCACTCTGGCCGAGCTCCTCGCCTTCTCCCTGTCTGTCATGCTGGTGCTGATCTGGGTGCTGACGGGACACTGGCTGCTCATGGACGGTATGTCATTGTGTCATGACTGCCTTGTGTTTGTGAACGTGTGTGGGGGCGTAAACGGCGTGTTTCAGATTGTTTGCCATTGCCTTTCTGTAGTTTGTCTATCTCAGTTTGTGTGTCTTACTCTCCGAGCCCCGTTACATGTGTTCATATTAGAGGTCTTCATGGGTCCAAACGCAACCGGAATTTTTGAGATCGGGACTGGAACGGGCGTGGGTCCTAAATTCAGACTTTTGTCTCGGATCAGGGTTGGGACTGAAATAATTGCCACAGGTCTTGGGTATGTGCGATTAAAATTAATTTACCGACTCGACCTTATTGGACCTGTCCTCTGTTAattttgtgtttgtgtgatgaGAACTGCGCACGCTTGTTATCTGAGTCAGCTAATTGCAACTCAATAAAACGTATAGCTTATGTCCAGCTGAAACTGGTTCCGGCTGCTCATCTCACGTGCGCCTGCTGCTAAGGTGAGACGAGTAAGTAAAATTAGCCTTAGCCTAGGCTACTGTTTTTTGCGAagatggagtaaaacaaacgttAAAGGATGAAGAGTATAGTGAAAAGAAGCCGACAAGGGAAATGTCCTCGGACAAGTTTTAATATTCTAGTGGACAAAGATGAGAAGCACGTTGGTGGGGCCTAATGGACTGTGCTATTTAGGTTTGATGCAATTTTCtacctttcatttatttattttcatattcaatcaattgtattattattgtaAATCTATTATTATAGACCTATTATTAATCTAAACCAGTAAATAACTTAAATAACTTATGCAAAAAGTGGTATGTTTTACTTTTTGTTGGCTAACTTTGTGCTCCGTATTTAGTTTAaggctaaatgacaaaaatatcAATGTTAaaagtaggcctgttgtaaaattAATAGCATTAATCTATTGCTGTCATTTGTTGGGTAGGACTACAGTAGGCAATCTCCTTTGTTGCTAAGAGCTTCTATAGGCctgtttttgtgtttttattaTAAATGGCTTGATTGACTTTTGTTATTACCCTAATAAAGATAAGCAACTTTTGTGTAGGTATGGTTATTATTAGACttagctactgcaggcctatgaaGGCAGTGCACACAGGCACTCAAACTGACTCTTGACGGTTGAACTTCGGGTGAGGAAGACTGTTTTAGGCTTACCAGAGTTGCTCCTTTAGGCTAACAATTATCATGCTTATCTTTCTAAAAAATATTCTGATAGAAATTTTACAAATTAGCCTCCGTCTGTACACGTATAGCAGTAGTAGCCTGTACAGATATCTGACAAATCTAAAGAAATCCATGGTGCCGGCATATCTctttttctctcgttctctctgggCTGGTCtccctatatattatatatatcataCAGTGGATGCGTAGGcctatgtgtaaccgatgtgaaatggctagttagttagcggtggtgcgcgataatagcgtttcaatcgggtgacgtcactcgctctgagacctgaagtagttgttccccttgctctgcaagggccgcggcttttgtggcgcgatgggtaatgatgcttcgtgggtgccagttgttgatgtgtgcagagggtctctggttcaagcccaggttggggcgaggagagggacggaagctatactgttacatatgcatgcaatgccctgatgcATTTAGCGCTGTAATCTCCAACAGCTGAACCTGAGATAGGCTATTTGTTGTAGAAAAGTAAAAACCATTAAAACAAGACTAAGTTTTCAATATGCTACACAACGAATAGTGgtttttgtaatttgttataGGTAGTTAAGGGCACGTAACTGTAGATCCTTTGGCCAATATCGCTTGTTTATTGATGGCGCTAGCAGCGCCCAGTTGGGAGTTTTCGTTTGTTCTACTTTCGGATCTGAACAGGTCTCTGAGCCGACCCAGCACGGGTCTCTTTACCATGGCCCTTTTCGGAATGGGTCTGACTGTCCTTGGGTCCATTGGGAACAgtctgtttttaaaatgtaatttctGCATATTTGGTTGGGTGGTTTTTGGACATGTGAAGACCTCTAGTTCATGTctgattcctctctctctcgtgtgcTCTCTGAGCTTCATGTGTGTGTTCATAAAGGTTTGATTCCTCTATctcacatctgtgtgtgtgtgtgtgtgtgtgtgcatttctttccctctctccctccctccatgtgtgatattcctctatctctctcctcagcTCTAGCCATGGGGCTGTGTGTGGCCATGATAGCGTTTGTGCGGCTGCCCAGTCTGAAGGTGTCTTGCCTGCTGCTGTCAGGGCTGCTCATCTATGACGTGTTCTGGGTAAGAGAGCCGTTCCCCTCCCTTCACCCCATTGCCACCCAGTTGACCCAAATACGACTGCTAAAACACAGGCAGGGCCATGAGTCATCCGGCGCGGGGGGGGGGGTCCAATCTGGGCCACGGgtggtttgagtaaaaaaaaagttacaaatatCTTGAATGTGTTCAGCGTGCTAATAATCACCAACATTTAAGCTACAGTTTGCGAACATGGAAAATTACAAAACACTATGATGATAAATGAAGTGGGGGGCTGTCAATATTTTGATCTGTAGTTGCACCACACGTTCCCAAGCCATCTTGGTGTTCAAtgtgtacatttatattttttaaactgtagTGCTTTGTGTTTGATGTTGTAAATGTTTCTGCAACTTTGTGTGCTATTTTGGCCAGGTCTCTCTTGTAAAAGAGGTGGTTC
This window harbors:
- the LOC115204170 gene encoding signal peptide peptidase-like 3 isoform X2, coding for MAEQGYSSWAYSLVDSSQVSTFLISILLIVYGSFRSLNMDCENQEKDKDGNPVPNGAFNNGNTNNSIQTIDSTQALFLPIGASVSLLVMFFFFDSVQVVFTICTAVLATIAFAFLLLPMCQYLTRPCSPQNKISFGCCGRFTLAELLAFSLSVMLVLIWVLTGHWLLMDALAMGLCVAMIAFVRLPSLKVSCLLLSGLLIYDVFWVFFSAYIFNSNVMVKVATQPADNPLDVLSRKLHLGPGMGRDVPRLSLPGKLVFPSSTGSHFSMLGIGDIVMPGLLLCFVLRYDNYKKQANGEAGGPGTPGRMGRVSYFHCTLIGYFVGLLTATVASRIHRAAQPALLYLVPFTLLPLLTMAYLKGDLRRMWSEPFHTKASSSRFLEV
- the LOC115204170 gene encoding signal peptide peptidase-like 3 isoform X1 is translated as MAEQGYSSWAYSLVDSSQVSTFLISILLIVYGSFRSLNMDCENQEKDKDGNPVPNGAFNNGNTNNSESHIFGIQTIDSTQALFLPIGASVSLLVMFFFFDSVQVVFTICTAVLATIAFAFLLLPMCQYLTRPCSPQNKISFGCCGRFTLAELLAFSLSVMLVLIWVLTGHWLLMDALAMGLCVAMIAFVRLPSLKVSCLLLSGLLIYDVFWVFFSAYIFNSNVMVKVATQPADNPLDVLSRKLHLGPGMGRDVPRLSLPGKLVFPSSTGSHFSMLGIGDIVMPGLLLCFVLRYDNYKKQANGEAGGPGTPGRMGRVSYFHCTLIGYFVGLLTATVASRIHRAAQPALLYLVPFTLLPLLTMAYLKGDLRRMWSEPFHTKASSSRFLEV